The Caulifigura coniformis genome includes a region encoding these proteins:
- the mobF gene encoding MobF family relaxase, with the protein MLRITEASHSSQAKSYFTAKSADYYIDGQEQELAGKWRGKGAQLLGLSGTVDEKDWHALCDNINPETGKTLTARQKKERRVGYDFTFSVPKSVSLVYGLTGDERLLDAFRDSVRETMDEIESEVAARVRKGGRDEDRTTGNAVWGEYVHLTSRPVDGVPDPQLHAHCFVMNATFDAEEKRWKAIQVGDLKADAPYFEARFQARMGSKLRELGLATERTKDGWEIEGITGETIRKFSRRTAEIEQKARDKGITDPKAKAELGAKTRNRKAKNMTLDQLREEWTSRLSPEEQDAISRVSISLGGERVREERELAREAVINAADHLFERSSTVDERRLLAEAFKRAGGKASIEAVEDQYRRQGFLFAARDGRTLVSTREILAEEQAMLGFARSGRGMYRPLGSGRYEFRRSWLNEGQKNAVEHVLKSRDRVVLIRGAAGVGKTTMMEEAKEALESNGHRVFAFAPPAKASRGVLREKGFAEADTVAMLLGNEKLQQQLKGQVIWVDEAGLIGTRTMNRIFQLADRLDARLILSGDRRQHGSVERGDALRLLEDEAGLKPASITEIQRQERTDYKQAIRDLSEGNSVAGFRKLDALDWIREIPTQDRYRQLAADYLATVKLGETALVIAPTHVEGARVTSEIRDGLKEAGLLGRDEQTISVLVNANLTEAERRDASNYQPSDVLVYHQNAKGVRKGQQVRVDREHLPADQAARFQVYRQRTLRIAEGELLRVTKNGRTVEGRAINNGDLVRVRAFNGQGDLVTDKGTISREYSHLALGYVHTSVASQGADADRVFVAQSWDSQAASNQRQFYVSASRGKRSAVFYVDNRQEFLAAVRKSDERMSAIELVSGGRGFSPDAIREPQRPRERELELSHG; encoded by the coding sequence ATGTTGCGCATCACCGAAGCCAGCCATTCCAGCCAGGCCAAGTCCTACTTCACGGCGAAGTCGGCCGATTATTACATCGACGGCCAGGAGCAGGAGCTGGCCGGAAAATGGCGGGGGAAGGGAGCGCAGCTGCTTGGCCTGTCCGGCACGGTCGATGAGAAGGACTGGCATGCGCTCTGCGACAACATCAACCCGGAGACCGGAAAGACGCTCACCGCGCGGCAGAAGAAAGAACGCCGGGTCGGCTATGACTTCACCTTCAGCGTGCCCAAGAGCGTGAGCCTGGTCTACGGCCTTACCGGCGACGAGCGGCTGCTCGATGCCTTCCGCGATTCCGTTCGCGAGACGATGGACGAAATCGAATCGGAAGTGGCGGCGCGGGTCCGCAAAGGCGGCCGGGACGAGGACCGGACCACCGGCAACGCCGTCTGGGGCGAGTACGTGCATCTGACCTCACGACCGGTGGACGGTGTCCCCGATCCCCAGCTGCATGCCCACTGCTTCGTCATGAACGCGACCTTCGACGCGGAAGAGAAGCGCTGGAAGGCGATCCAGGTCGGAGACCTCAAGGCCGACGCACCGTATTTCGAGGCGCGGTTCCAGGCCCGGATGGGATCGAAGCTCCGCGAGCTGGGCCTCGCCACGGAGCGGACGAAGGATGGCTGGGAGATTGAAGGCATCACGGGCGAGACCATCCGGAAGTTCTCACGCCGCACGGCGGAGATCGAGCAGAAGGCCAGGGACAAGGGCATTACCGATCCCAAGGCCAAGGCCGAGCTTGGCGCCAAGACGCGAAACCGGAAGGCGAAGAATATGACGCTGGACCAGCTCCGCGAAGAGTGGACGTCAAGACTCTCGCCGGAGGAGCAGGACGCCATTTCCCGCGTTTCCATCTCGCTTGGCGGCGAACGGGTCCGTGAGGAGCGCGAGCTCGCCCGTGAAGCGGTCATCAACGCGGCCGATCATCTGTTCGAGCGAAGCTCGACGGTCGATGAGCGCCGGCTTCTGGCTGAGGCGTTCAAACGGGCCGGCGGGAAGGCCTCGATCGAGGCGGTCGAGGACCAGTACCGCCGGCAGGGATTCCTGTTTGCGGCCCGCGATGGACGGACGCTGGTGAGCACCCGCGAGATCCTCGCCGAAGAGCAGGCCATGCTCGGATTCGCGAGAAGCGGGCGAGGGATGTACCGGCCGCTCGGAAGCGGCCGGTACGAGTTCCGGCGCAGCTGGCTCAATGAGGGGCAGAAGAACGCCGTCGAGCATGTGCTGAAGTCACGCGACCGCGTCGTCCTGATCCGCGGGGCGGCCGGTGTCGGCAAAACCACGATGATGGAGGAAGCGAAAGAGGCGCTGGAGTCGAACGGCCACCGGGTGTTTGCGTTCGCACCGCCCGCGAAGGCCAGCCGAGGCGTGCTGCGAGAGAAGGGATTCGCCGAGGCGGATACGGTGGCCATGCTGCTTGGCAACGAGAAGCTGCAGCAGCAGCTGAAAGGACAGGTCATCTGGGTTGATGAGGCCGGCCTCATCGGCACCCGGACCATGAACCGGATCTTCCAGCTTGCCGACAGGCTCGACGCCCGGCTCATCCTGTCCGGCGACCGGCGGCAGCATGGCAGTGTTGAACGCGGTGACGCGCTCCGCCTGCTGGAGGACGAGGCGGGACTGAAGCCTGCCAGCATCACCGAGATCCAGCGGCAGGAGCGGACAGACTACAAGCAGGCGATCCGGGATCTGAGCGAGGGCAACAGCGTGGCGGGGTTCCGGAAGCTCGATGCGCTGGACTGGATCCGTGAAATTCCCACACAGGACCGCTACCGGCAGCTGGCGGCGGATTATCTCGCCACGGTCAAGCTCGGCGAGACGGCGCTTGTCATCGCCCCGACCCATGTCGAAGGGGCCAGGGTCACGAGCGAGATCCGCGACGGGCTGAAGGAGGCCGGACTCCTCGGCCGGGACGAGCAGACGATTTCCGTGCTCGTGAATGCCAACCTCACCGAGGCCGAGCGCCGCGACGCGAGCAACTACCAGCCCTCCGACGTGCTGGTGTATCACCAGAACGCGAAGGGCGTCCGGAAAGGACAGCAGGTGCGGGTTGACCGGGAGCATCTGCCGGCGGATCAGGCCGCACGGTTTCAGGTGTACCGGCAGCGGACGCTCCGCATTGCCGAAGGCGAGCTGCTCCGCGTCACGAAGAACGGCAGGACGGTCGAAGGCCGGGCGATCAATAACGGCGACCTGGTCCGCGTCCGTGCGTTCAACGGGCAGGGGGATCTGGTCACGGACAAGGGGACCATCTCCCGGGAGTATTCGCATCTCGCGCTGGGCTATGTACATACCTCCGTCGCCTCTCAGGGAGCGGATGCCGATCGCGTCTTCGTCGCCCAGTCGTGGGATTCGCAGGCAGCCAGCAACCAGCGGCAGTTCTACGTCTCGGCCAGCCGCGGAAAGCGGTCGGCGGTCTTCTACGTGGACAATCGCCAAGAGTTCCTGGCGGCCGTCCGGAAGTCAGACGAGCGGATGAGTGCCATCGAGCTGGTGAGCGGCGGTCGCGGTTTCTCGCCGGACGCCATCCGCGAGCCGCAGCGACCAAGGGAACGTGAGCTGGAGCTGAGCCATGGCTGA
- a CDS encoding ParA family protein yields MIIVVANSKGGVGKSTLAVHLAAWLHSQGHRVTLADCDTQHSSSEWIKEAAPEVQVVRLDDAKEILDQLPLLDQETDFVIADGPGSQTETSLALLLRAELAIVPCKASMLEVRALAKATDVLRQAQDIRKGLPSAVIVLSMIGKNYRLTQDMKDAAAALKLPLAKSAMTLRQIYADAPGQAKVVWQMGSRAKEAADEVQQIFHEILPKAAIRKPAKRPGTNAA; encoded by the coding sequence ATGATTATCGTCGTCGCGAACTCAAAAGGTGGTGTGGGCAAGTCAACGCTGGCTGTCCATCTGGCTGCCTGGCTGCATTCCCAGGGTCACCGTGTAACTCTCGCGGATTGCGACACACAGCACTCTTCATCTGAATGGATCAAAGAGGCCGCTCCCGAGGTTCAGGTCGTGCGGCTGGATGACGCCAAAGAGATACTCGACCAGCTGCCGCTACTCGACCAGGAAACGGACTTCGTCATTGCCGACGGTCCGGGCAGCCAAACGGAGACCAGCCTGGCACTTCTTCTGCGGGCTGAACTGGCAATCGTGCCGTGCAAAGCCTCCATGCTGGAGGTGAGGGCGCTCGCAAAAGCCACCGACGTTCTTCGTCAGGCCCAGGACATCCGAAAGGGGCTTCCTTCGGCCGTGATCGTGCTCAGCATGATCGGGAAGAACTACCGCCTCACGCAGGACATGAAGGACGCCGCGGCGGCACTGAAGCTTCCGCTCGCCAAATCCGCAATGACGCTCCGGCAGATCTACGCCGACGCGCCGGGTCAGGCAAAAGTTGTCTGGCAGATGGGTTCGCGCGCCAAGGAGGCGGCCGACGAGGTGCAGCAGATTTTCCATGAGATCCTGCCGAAGGCTGCGATCCGCAAACCGGCGAAAAGGCCGGGGACCAACGCAGCGTAG
- a CDS encoding replication initiator protein A gives MTQEVRSRSPLLPDRRAAPDFFSCDILDAAPKGDMASMEHPIFSLSTKPDHRTRRYEHGSVFIEIAPSAQGLATVHDRDILIYCISQLMASLNDGKPLSSVVRFKAHDLLRATNRVTSGEGYTALKAALERLRGTQISTNIVTGGTETFEVFGLIERAKVVRETREGRMQEVEIKLSDWVFNAIQSQEVLTLHRDYFRLRKPLERRMYELARKHCGKQQEWKISLQRLQHKCGSCSTEKEFRRLVSNIVEEDQKFGHMPDYSVMLDDSDIVTFRSRGSVPSPELPFEQIPLRGLDPEVYNHARSVAPGWDVYFLEREWREWLTEPPRDPEAAFIGFCKKRAERSPHP, from the coding sequence ATGACCCAGGAAGTTCGCAGTCGCTCCCCTCTTCTCCCCGACCGTCGTGCGGCGCCGGACTTCTTCTCCTGCGACATTCTGGATGCTGCTCCCAAGGGCGACATGGCGTCGATGGAGCACCCCATCTTCTCACTTTCGACGAAGCCGGACCACCGCACGAGACGCTACGAGCACGGATCGGTGTTCATCGAGATTGCGCCTTCGGCGCAAGGCCTGGCGACCGTCCACGACCGCGACATCCTGATCTACTGCATTTCACAGCTCATGGCGTCCCTGAACGACGGAAAGCCCCTTTCCTCCGTCGTCCGGTTCAAGGCACACGATCTCCTGCGCGCGACAAATCGCGTAACCAGCGGCGAAGGCTACACGGCGCTGAAAGCGGCCCTGGAGCGGCTTCGCGGTACGCAGATCAGCACGAACATCGTGACCGGCGGCACGGAGACATTCGAAGTGTTTGGCCTGATCGAGCGGGCGAAAGTCGTCCGGGAAACCCGCGAAGGCCGGATGCAGGAAGTCGAGATCAAGCTCTCGGATTGGGTGTTCAACGCAATCCAGTCCCAGGAGGTGCTGACGCTGCACCGGGACTATTTTCGGTTGCGGAAGCCGCTGGAACGCCGCATGTACGAGCTCGCCCGCAAGCATTGCGGCAAGCAGCAGGAGTGGAAGATCTCTCTGCAGCGTCTCCAGCACAAATGCGGTTCCTGCTCGACAGAAAAGGAGTTCCGCCGGCTGGTCTCAAATATCGTGGAAGAGGACCAGAAGTTCGGGCACATGCCTGACTATTCCGTGATGCTCGACGACAGCGACATCGTCACGTTCCGGAGCCGCGGCAGCGTCCCCTCGCCCGAGCTGCCATTCGAGCAGATTCCGCTTCGCGGCCTCGATCCGGAGGTCTACAACCATGCCCGGAGCGTCGCCCCTGGCTGGGATGTTTACTTCCTGGAACGGGAATGGAGGGAATGGCTCACGGAACCGCCGCGGGATCCCGAAGCGGCGTTCATTGGATTCTGCAAGAAGCGGGCTGAGCGAAGTCCTCACCCGTAA
- a CDS encoding N-6 DNA methylase, whose amino-acid sequence MKVRPSAQLLIFSGNDEEEASPHAKALGAYYTDVQIADFLTWWAIRSPEDHVMDPSFGGGVFLRAACRQIRKLGGEPKTQVFGVEIDEEVFYRISGKLAEEYGLQPTQLQNEDFFRVEPQSPWRMSVIIGNPPFIRYQRFTGRSRERALARAFAEGITLPKLASSWAPFLLHSAAMLTEGGRLAMVLPVEITHAKYAQPILRHLQRSFRATTFITFKSKLFPDLSEDTLLLLAEGKGHGPGEFRHRDLQHAGALAEIAKGRSAKQVQSETIKEADEIVAGRQRLIEQLLPSDMRRLYRQLAAGNDSSRLGEIANVGIGYVTGANDFFHLSPDEAKRLGIPARFLKRVVRRGRSISGLKFTEQDWKTASANGEAAYLLYLRQGDPLPDNVQKYLEAGKRAGVAEAYKCRSRSPWYAVPHVHRPDGFLSYMSGETPHLVSNEAKAFAPNSLHIVRMRSGQPHSAAGLAALWQTSMTRLSVEIEGHALGGGMLKLEPGEAAKVLLAKPETAADELEELAAELDLVSRKSGTDAARKRADELILCRSLGLSRSDCRLLNSAAELLRDRRMRRSKSHELA is encoded by the coding sequence GTGAAAGTCCGGCCATCCGCACAGCTGCTGATCTTTAGCGGCAACGACGAGGAAGAAGCGAGCCCGCACGCGAAGGCTCTCGGTGCGTACTACACGGACGTCCAAATCGCCGATTTCTTGACCTGGTGGGCGATACGATCGCCAGAAGATCACGTCATGGACCCGTCATTCGGCGGTGGCGTGTTCTTGCGGGCGGCGTGCCGGCAGATCCGGAAACTCGGGGGCGAGCCGAAGACCCAAGTTTTTGGCGTGGAGATTGATGAGGAGGTCTTCTACCGCATCAGTGGAAAGCTTGCCGAAGAGTACGGCCTACAACCAACCCAGCTGCAGAACGAAGATTTCTTCCGGGTCGAGCCTCAATCACCTTGGCGAATGTCGGTGATCATCGGAAACCCGCCGTTCATTCGTTACCAGCGATTCACCGGACGGAGCAGGGAGCGAGCGTTGGCACGGGCGTTCGCCGAAGGCATCACCCTTCCGAAACTCGCAAGCTCCTGGGCGCCTTTTCTTTTGCATTCGGCAGCGATGCTCACCGAGGGCGGCCGACTCGCCATGGTGCTACCCGTTGAAATCACCCACGCCAAATACGCGCAGCCGATCCTGCGTCACCTGCAGCGATCGTTTCGAGCGACGACGTTCATCACCTTCAAATCAAAACTCTTCCCCGACCTCAGCGAAGACACGTTGTTACTTCTCGCTGAAGGAAAGGGGCACGGTCCTGGGGAGTTCCGTCACCGTGACTTGCAGCACGCTGGAGCCCTCGCCGAGATTGCCAAAGGTCGATCCGCAAAGCAGGTTCAGTCGGAGACGATCAAAGAAGCAGACGAGATCGTTGCCGGCCGTCAGCGATTGATTGAGCAGCTGCTACCCAGCGACATGCGGCGGCTTTACCGACAGCTAGCCGCTGGAAACGACAGCAGTCGATTAGGCGAGATCGCGAATGTTGGCATTGGTTACGTGACCGGAGCTAATGATTTCTTCCACCTAAGTCCAGACGAAGCAAAACGTTTGGGGATTCCTGCACGCTTCCTGAAGCGCGTTGTGCGTCGTGGTAGGTCGATTTCCGGCCTCAAATTCACCGAGCAAGACTGGAAAACCGCGTCCGCCAACGGAGAAGCCGCGTACTTGCTCTACCTGCGGCAAGGTGACCCACTTCCCGACAACGTCCAGAAATATCTGGAAGCAGGGAAGCGGGCAGGCGTCGCCGAAGCGTACAAGTGTCGGTCACGTTCGCCATGGTACGCCGTCCCGCACGTCCACCGTCCCGACGGATTCCTGAGTTACATGAGCGGTGAGACGCCGCACCTCGTTTCCAACGAGGCGAAGGCGTTCGCGCCGAACAGCTTGCACATCGTGCGGATGCGAAGCGGACAACCACATTCCGCAGCAGGGCTCGCGGCGCTTTGGCAGACCTCGATGACGCGACTCAGCGTCGAAATCGAAGGACATGCGCTTGGCGGCGGAATGCTGAAACTTGAACCCGGTGAAGCGGCGAAGGTCCTACTGGCGAAGCCGGAAACGGCCGCCGATGAACTCGAAGAACTCGCCGCGGAACTGGATCTGGTGAGTCGGAAGTCGGGTACAGATGCGGCCAGGAAGAGGGCGGACGAGCTGATACTCTGCCGGTCTCTTGGGCTCAGCCGATCGGATTGTCGGTTGTTGAATTCGGCCGCTGAACTGTTGCGCGATCGCAGGATGCGTCGGAGCAAAAGTCATGAGCTTGCTTGA
- a CDS encoding SIR2 family protein yields MAQPSILPLGDESQTIVAATAGQPECIQSELSLIPPDMSAFREPAIGIYLQELEGLLTQCRVALLMGAGCSKCAGVPLMDELTSIVSRRLNGTSLEVLTGVLEGFEGAPRCTIEDVMSEIVDLVAIAERRALRGAAAPTVSVNGTSFSSDLLGTALDDVKREIAKAIIDPSKNKHIETHRALIRTIHGTLRAGRASTFPHAVDYFTLNYDTLIEDALSLERITTVDGFQGGATGWWDVSLYQQQVASARVYKLHGSIDWCLCDDDILPRRIRDGVAVASRKDHLMIWPAATKYRETQRDPYAQLVSLMRRSLRPDASEIVLCICGYAFADEHINFELDRALRESNGRLTFVVFTSDDAPAGQLKLWNDDPLLSERVRIHANRGFFHASTAYSTEHDLPWWRFEVLTHLLSGHR; encoded by the coding sequence ATGGCGCAGCCGTCTATCCTTCCTCTCGGTGACGAATCGCAAACCATCGTCGCTGCAACGGCTGGTCAGCCTGAATGTATTCAGTCAGAACTCTCTCTGATCCCGCCAGACATGTCGGCGTTTCGAGAGCCGGCCATTGGCATCTACCTTCAGGAACTCGAAGGACTGTTGACCCAATGTCGAGTTGCTCTGTTGATGGGCGCTGGCTGCAGCAAGTGCGCGGGCGTGCCATTGATGGACGAGTTGACATCGATCGTGAGCCGACGTCTAAACGGCACTTCACTGGAAGTTCTCACTGGTGTCCTCGAAGGCTTCGAAGGAGCTCCTCGTTGCACAATCGAGGACGTCATGAGCGAGATTGTGGACTTAGTAGCGATCGCAGAGAGGCGCGCCCTTCGCGGGGCAGCAGCCCCGACTGTATCAGTCAACGGGACGTCGTTCTCAAGCGATTTGCTTGGCACTGCACTGGACGACGTGAAGCGGGAAATCGCGAAGGCCATCATCGATCCCTCGAAAAACAAGCACATTGAGACACACCGGGCACTTATTCGGACAATACACGGCACACTCCGGGCCGGGCGAGCTTCGACATTTCCACACGCAGTAGACTATTTCACACTCAACTATGACACGCTGATCGAAGATGCGCTGTCCCTCGAGCGAATCACCACCGTAGACGGGTTTCAAGGCGGCGCAACCGGGTGGTGGGACGTCAGTCTTTACCAGCAGCAAGTTGCGTCGGCCCGCGTTTACAAACTGCATGGATCAATCGATTGGTGCCTCTGCGATGACGACATTCTTCCGCGTCGCATTCGAGACGGAGTGGCAGTCGCGTCACGCAAAGACCACTTAATGATCTGGCCGGCCGCGACTAAGTATAGGGAGACGCAGCGAGACCCCTACGCTCAGCTGGTATCGCTCATGCGACGGAGCCTTCGTCCTGATGCCAGCGAAATCGTGTTGTGCATTTGTGGTTACGCCTTCGCTGACGAGCACATCAATTTTGAATTGGATCGAGCTCTCCGCGAGTCTAACGGCAGGCTGACATTCGTCGTATTCACTAGCGACGACGCTCCTGCCGGACAGTTGAAGCTCTGGAATGACGACCCACTTCTCAGTGAACGAGTCCGTATTCACGCAAATCGTGGCTTCTTTCATGCAAGCACTGCCTACAGCACCGAACACGATCTTCCGTGGTGGAGATTCGAAGTGCTAACACATTTGTTATCGGGCCATCGATGA
- a CDS encoding ATP-binding protein — MVEIRSANTFVIGPSMTATPRTPSDPIENLAIGRIIEVDGPHVVAELDAKISELTRVFNGVLYPIGQFGSIVKIHFGRRMIYGYVSRLRMKADFNRERGIAADGTSSARIIEADLFGEGEWTNNGGGWKLEFERGVSTFPLPQQGMYLTPRNELADVFGRGSEQSFEIGEHVGSGGTPCFLDLDELLGKHTTVLGSTGSGKSSAVAGIVHSILRHGQALTFPVWMPRIIILDPHNEYGGAFHGHTRLSTDEGSLSLPYWMLDLEETIALYVGKTEFAATSQTNIVKNALLSARRAGAAIVGVNPDDITVDSPIPYVLGNPVGLDNFGSRNGALDKVGFVGQINEQRPKDSKDKSKHDDFNKVVRKLESLLRDSRLKFMMRPWNGEKSTGDLSNVLQQFLGKGHPVCVFDLSGVPNEVAGAASSAVARTLFAAKLWQTVEERARNPVLLICEEAHRYVPDKGDAQYAAARHAIQRLAKEGRKYGIALMLVSQRPSEVDATVLSQCNSWIVLRITNDSDREHVRAILPDSLVGLTKVLSGLRQREAVVVGQATALPSRILIRKLEEHQLPRSNDISFSTGWQSPHLDSASLSIVARRWQTQERLAAELSSMADGPPSEDAPPF; from the coding sequence GTGGTGGAGATTCGAAGTGCTAACACATTTGTTATCGGGCCATCGATGACTGCAACCCCGCGTACGCCGAGCGACCCCATCGAGAATCTAGCGATTGGCAGGATCATCGAGGTTGATGGTCCGCACGTTGTTGCGGAGCTCGATGCTAAAATCTCGGAGCTCACTCGCGTCTTTAATGGAGTGCTGTATCCCATCGGTCAATTTGGATCGATTGTGAAGATTCATTTCGGGCGACGAATGATCTACGGATATGTTTCACGACTGCGCATGAAGGCCGACTTCAATCGAGAAAGAGGCATCGCTGCTGACGGAACTTCTTCTGCACGAATCATAGAGGCCGATCTCTTTGGCGAGGGTGAGTGGACAAACAATGGGGGGGGCTGGAAACTCGAATTCGAGCGAGGAGTTTCGACATTCCCATTGCCGCAGCAGGGAATGTACCTGACCCCGCGTAATGAGCTGGCAGACGTGTTTGGCCGGGGCAGCGAGCAGAGCTTTGAGATTGGCGAGCACGTGGGAAGTGGCGGAACACCGTGCTTTCTTGACTTGGACGAACTGCTAGGCAAACACACGACTGTCTTAGGCTCCACCGGCTCAGGCAAATCAAGCGCGGTCGCCGGGATTGTTCATTCGATTCTTCGACATGGACAAGCGTTGACCTTTCCGGTTTGGATGCCGAGGATAATCATCCTCGACCCGCACAACGAATACGGCGGCGCGTTCCACGGGCACACTCGGCTGTCGACTGACGAGGGAAGTCTGTCACTGCCGTATTGGATGCTCGACCTAGAAGAGACAATCGCTCTGTACGTCGGGAAAACAGAGTTCGCTGCGACATCCCAAACAAACATCGTCAAAAATGCGTTGCTGTCGGCGCGGCGGGCCGGTGCCGCGATTGTCGGTGTCAACCCCGATGACATTACTGTCGATTCTCCGATTCCCTATGTGTTGGGTAACCCTGTCGGATTAGACAATTTTGGATCACGGAATGGTGCGTTGGACAAAGTCGGATTCGTTGGGCAAATAAACGAGCAGCGGCCAAAGGACAGTAAGGACAAATCGAAGCACGACGATTTTAACAAGGTGGTCCGCAAGCTAGAGAGCTTATTACGCGACTCTCGTCTCAAGTTTATGATGCGGCCGTGGAACGGGGAGAAGTCAACCGGCGATCTATCGAATGTGCTGCAGCAGTTTCTCGGCAAAGGTCACCCGGTGTGTGTATTTGACCTATCGGGCGTTCCTAACGAAGTAGCGGGCGCGGCAAGTTCGGCAGTTGCGCGAACATTGTTTGCGGCAAAGCTGTGGCAGACTGTGGAAGAAAGAGCGCGAAACCCAGTCCTACTCATCTGCGAGGAGGCTCACAGGTACGTTCCAGACAAAGGGGACGCGCAATACGCCGCTGCACGGCACGCCATCCAGCGGCTCGCAAAAGAAGGTCGAAAGTATGGAATCGCTTTGATGCTGGTGTCTCAGCGACCCAGTGAAGTCGATGCAACAGTCCTATCGCAGTGCAATTCATGGATTGTTTTGCGGATTACCAACGATTCCGATCGCGAGCACGTGAGGGCGATTTTGCCTGATTCACTCGTGGGGCTTACAAAAGTGCTATCAGGTCTCAGGCAACGGGAAGCAGTAGTTGTTGGTCAGGCAACAGCTCTGCCCTCGCGAATCCTCATCCGAAAGCTAGAGGAACATCAGTTGCCGCGTTCCAACGACATTAGCTTCTCGACCGGGTGGCAGTCGCCTCATCTGGACTCGGCGTCTCTCTCGATCGTGGCTCGACGTTGGCAAACTCAGGAACGGCTGGCCGCTGAGTTGTCATCAATGGCTGATGGCCCACCATCAGAGGATGCACCGCCGTTCTAA
- a CDS encoding integrase core domain-containing protein, whose protein sequence is MAAIYHPLLALIASVTDRHLARYVEFLKEENKILRTRIKGQVHTRPDERRRLLQLGKTLGQGIEEIITLVTPATFYRWIRDENEPEMKRPKGGSRKPREIRELVLEIAATTSFGYTRILGELRKLGVRKISRQTVRNILKEAGIEPRPNRTSDSWDNFLKRHAETLWAVDFFSVKTLTTRGLRTTYLMAFLCLETREAIVSKSTQHPNSAWVVRQTKEFLAKTKDREKKPDILMHDRDSKFSRAFTAACQQGGLRTNPLPIASPNLNGRCERFIQTIKHELLFKFILFGNRHLDYLVQQFLAYYNGQRAHMERANLPPLGEIPEEVEKPIRNRIEINSYVGGLVKSFERKAA, encoded by the coding sequence ATGGCGGCGATTTACCACCCACTGCTGGCCCTGATCGCCTCTGTCACCGACCGCCATCTGGCCCGGTATGTCGAGTTCCTCAAGGAAGAGAACAAGATCCTCCGCACACGGATCAAGGGCCAGGTGCACACCAGGCCTGATGAGCGACGCCGGCTGCTCCAGCTTGGGAAAACGCTGGGCCAGGGCATCGAGGAGATCATCACACTCGTCACGCCCGCGACGTTCTACCGTTGGATTCGTGACGAGAATGAGCCGGAGATGAAGCGCCCGAAGGGTGGTTCCCGGAAGCCTCGAGAGATTCGCGAGTTAGTTCTGGAAATAGCAGCAACCACTTCCTTTGGGTACACCCGGATTCTTGGAGAACTTCGGAAATTGGGCGTCCGAAAGATCAGCCGGCAGACAGTCCGGAACATCCTGAAGGAGGCCGGGATTGAGCCACGGCCCAACCGCACGTCTGACTCTTGGGACAACTTCCTGAAGCGCCATGCCGAGACTCTGTGGGCCGTCGATTTCTTCTCGGTGAAGACGCTCACGACACGGGGCCTGCGGACGACCTATCTGATGGCTTTTCTGTGTCTGGAAACACGGGAGGCGATCGTCTCGAAATCGACACAGCATCCGAACTCGGCCTGGGTCGTCCGCCAGACGAAGGAGTTCCTGGCGAAGACCAAGGATCGTGAGAAGAAGCCGGACATCCTGATGCACGATCGGGACAGCAAGTTCTCGCGTGCGTTCACCGCTGCATGTCAGCAAGGCGGCTTGCGAACGAATCCGCTCCCCATCGCGTCACCAAATCTGAATGGACGCTGCGAGAGATTTATCCAGACGATCAAGCATGAGCTTCTCTTCAAGTTCATACTTTTCGGCAACCGGCATCTCGATTATCTGGTCCAGCAGTTTCTCGCGTACTACAACGGTCAGAGAGCCCACATGGAGCGAGCGAACTTGCCGCCGCTGGGCGAAATTCCAGAGGAGGTGGAGAAGCCGATTAGGAACCGGATCGAGATAAATTCCTACGTCGGGGGGCTGGTCAAGTCGTTCGAGCGGAAGGCAGCCTAA